One Paenibacillus sp. FSL H7-0737 DNA segment encodes these proteins:
- a CDS encoding alpha/beta hydrolase family protein, whose protein sequence is MKKNIKLTACLIIGLMAASVLFVLNQHSYAMNEQKIEIETPQGKLTGTLILPQHYSGNVGLIVFVHGDGPINDTYDDGYKPLWEKFASAGYASLSLNKPGIGGSSGNWLEQSMEDRAQETISAINWAKNLPMIDKKSIGLWGASQAGWVIPKIVKEVPDLAFSILVSPAVNWISQGKYNTRLEMKQEGFSENEIQAKEHYNAQVLQLLNERASYEDYLRIAHSENLISKERWEFIAKNYQSDATEELSYFNAPVHLVLGGQDINVDIEETERIYREKIPASLLSVSYFPNADHSMLSKKNAASPLRTYLTAVFFPRQLVEDQYLDDLSRFVKTQH, encoded by the coding sequence ATGAAAAAAAATATTAAATTAACCGCATGCTTGATCATTGGCTTAATGGCAGCTTCAGTCTTATTCGTATTAAATCAGCATTCATATGCAATGAATGAGCAAAAGATAGAAATCGAAACCCCTCAGGGTAAACTAACAGGAACTTTAATTCTACCCCAGCACTATTCTGGAAACGTAGGGCTAATAGTTTTTGTTCATGGTGATGGTCCCATAAATGACACATACGATGACGGATATAAACCTTTATGGGAGAAATTCGCATCTGCCGGATATGCTTCTTTGTCTCTTAACAAGCCTGGTATTGGTGGTTCCTCTGGTAACTGGTTGGAGCAAAGCATGGAAGATCGTGCTCAGGAAACGATATCTGCGATTAACTGGGCGAAGAACTTACCAATGATTGATAAGAAGTCTATTGGTTTGTGGGGAGCAAGTCAGGCCGGTTGGGTGATTCCCAAGATTGTAAAAGAAGTTCCTGATCTCGCGTTCAGTATTCTTGTATCGCCTGCGGTGAACTGGATTTCTCAAGGTAAATACAATACAAGATTAGAAATGAAACAAGAAGGCTTCTCGGAAAATGAGATCCAAGCGAAAGAACATTATAATGCTCAAGTATTACAATTACTTAACGAACGAGCATCTTACGAGGATTACTTGCGTATTGCACATTCCGAGAACTTGATTTCTAAGGAACGCTGGGAATTTATCGCCAAAAACTATCAGTCTGATGCCACCGAAGAACTTAGTTACTTCAATGCTCCTGTCCATTTAGTACTCGGCGGTCAAGATATCAATGTAGATATTGAGGAAACCGAACGTATTTATCGTGAAAAAATACCTGCCAGCTTGCTCTCAGTCTCTTATTTTCCCAACGCTGACCACTCTATGCTTTCAAAGAAGAATGCCGCATCCCCCTTAAGGACTTATTTAACCGCTGTTTTCTTTCCACGACAATTGGTGGAAGATCAATATTTAGATGATCTAAGCCGATTTGTGAAGACACAACATTAA
- a CDS encoding MerR family transcriptional regulator: MLSIGEFSKICEVSTKTLRYYEEIGLIHPNEINPENGYRYYSIKQLTKMLFINRLKSYHFSLEEIKDILEWEQDHFEEKLSTTLNLKKRKLQEKLRTYEYTLKQINSDVLNLEKGISMMSYLNKIEVQIVETKPMHILFTRQMLSSDDYALGYGKYFSKLYETIATEKLTLLGTPITIYHSEEYNPAGNDTEFALPIEEIVNGTRELLEGLCAKSVYKGPYSELTSVYAKLTEWIENEGYEMVNSPYEKYITDPTQTSDPEDLVTEVYFPVKKRA, from the coding sequence TTGCTGTCCATAGGAGAATTCTCGAAGATATGCGAAGTGTCAACCAAAACGCTGCGGTATTATGAGGAAATTGGATTAATTCATCCCAATGAGATTAATCCCGAGAACGGTTATAGGTATTATTCCATCAAACAACTAACAAAAATGCTCTTTATCAATCGTTTGAAATCTTATCATTTCTCACTTGAAGAAATCAAAGATATTCTGGAATGGGAGCAGGATCATTTTGAAGAGAAGCTTAGTACAACCCTAAATCTCAAAAAAAGAAAACTACAAGAGAAACTACGAACTTACGAATATACGTTAAAGCAAATTAATAGTGATGTTCTAAATTTAGAGAAAGGAATATCTATGATGTCCTACCTAAATAAGATAGAAGTGCAAATTGTTGAAACCAAACCAATGCATATTCTTTTTACGCGTCAAATGTTGAGCAGTGATGATTATGCGCTTGGATATGGTAAGTATTTTAGCAAACTGTATGAAACTATTGCCACTGAAAAGCTGACCTTGCTGGGCACGCCAATAACAATTTATCACAGTGAGGAATATAATCCTGCCGGGAATGATACAGAGTTTGCCCTACCTATTGAGGAGATCGTAAACGGAACGAGGGAATTACTTGAAGGGCTGTGTGCGAAGTCTGTTTATAAGGGCCCTTATTCAGAATTAACATCGGTTTATGCGAAGCTCACAGAATGGATAGAAAATGAAGGTTATGAAATGGTGAACTCACCCTATGAAAAATATATAACAGACCCCACGCAAACTTCTGATCCTGAGGATCTTGTTACTGAGGTGTATTTTCCAGTTAAAAAAAGAGCGTAG